In the genome of Candidatus Scalindua japonica, one region contains:
- a CDS encoding glycosyltransferase, translated as METTKKYPSAVRDNVYEWTKKVKDVNILVGIPCYNNEDTISHVISTAAEGLKKYFPDKKYALFVSDGGSTDDTREVAYAAPVPEEFQRRVAIYRGSPGKGTSFRAVFELAMHLKADCCVVVDSDLRSITPEWIKLLAEPVLNKHAGFVAPSYIRHKNDGTITNNIIYPITRALYGQRIRQPIGGDFGFSGELAVLYTKEDVWDTDVARFGIDIWMSTTAINTGLKIVQAQLGTKVHDAKDPAEHLGPMFRQVVSTLMYLMGKYEINWRNVKGSTPVETMGEPEKIAKIEPVSVNFNKLEIELLEGFSHFDPLYKQIIEPESYEQLAKNVRKLKKTGKLIFPADLWAKILYDFAFTYQSWNRNRKRLIGIMVPLYFGRTAAYCQEVAELDSEQAEQVVEKQAQVFEDTKPYLIKKYEAWE; from the coding sequence ATGGAAACAACAAAAAAATATCCAAGCGCCGTCCGAGATAATGTGTATGAATGGACGAAAAAGGTCAAGGATGTAAACATCCTCGTTGGTATTCCCTGTTATAACAATGAGGATACTATATCTCATGTAATATCAACTGCGGCGGAAGGATTAAAAAAATATTTTCCCGATAAGAAGTACGCACTCTTCGTTTCTGATGGCGGTTCTACAGATGACACACGAGAAGTTGCATATGCGGCTCCGGTACCCGAAGAGTTCCAGAGAAGGGTTGCTATATACCGTGGCTCACCGGGAAAGGGTACTTCATTCAGGGCTGTATTCGAACTGGCTATGCACCTGAAAGCTGATTGTTGTGTAGTGGTTGATTCGGATTTAAGAAGTATTACTCCCGAATGGATTAAATTACTTGCCGAACCGGTTCTTAATAAACATGCGGGATTTGTGGCGCCGTCTTATATCAGGCATAAAAATGACGGCACGATTACCAACAATATTATTTATCCGATTACCAGGGCTCTCTATGGACAGAGAATCAGGCAGCCAATAGGCGGCGACTTTGGTTTCAGCGGTGAATTAGCAGTACTCTATACCAAAGAGGATGTCTGGGATACCGACGTCGCCAGATTCGGTATAGACATATGGATGAGTACTACAGCAATAAATACTGGCCTTAAGATAGTGCAGGCACAACTTGGTACAAAGGTGCATGACGCGAAAGACCCGGCGGAGCACTTAGGTCCGATGTTCAGACAAGTTGTCAGCACGTTAATGTACCTTATGGGAAAATACGAAATAAACTGGAGAAACGTAAAAGGCAGCACTCCGGTTGAAACGATGGGTGAACCAGAGAAAATCGCAAAGATAGAACCCGTCTCGGTAAATTTTAATAAGCTTGAAATCGAATTATTAGAAGGTTTCTCTCACTTTGATCCACTCTACAAACAGATTATCGAACCGGAAAGTTACGAACAACTTGCTAAAAATGTTCGTAAATTGAAAAAAACGGGGAAATTAATCTTTCCAGCCGATTTGTGGGCGAAGATATTATACGATTTTGCCTTTACTTATCAGTCATGGAACCGCAATAGAAAAAGACTTATCGGTATTATGGTTCCCCTATATTTCGGCAGGACGGCAGCATATTGTCAAGAGGTTGCAGAATTAGACTCTGAACAGGCAGAACAGGTCGTAGAAAAGCAGGCACAGGTTTTTGAAGACACCAAGCCTTACTTGATCAAAAAATACGAGGCATGGGAATGA
- a CDS encoding glycerate kinase type-2 family protein: MTILKLRQDASTIFKAGLKAVDPKVSVKSYVKRENKTLIVDKRKYDLDQFDKIYVIGGGKAGASMAAAIEELIGDHITEGFVNVKYGYTARLEKIKIHEADHPVPDDAGREGAEKIVRLAESAEERDLIICVISGGGSALLPLPVQGISLSEKQEVTKELLACGASINEINAVRKHMSRFKGGQLARFTYPATLITLILSDVIGSYLDVIASGPTVPDSSTFSDVLEILKRYKIWNKIPDTVRNHFEKGIKGNIPETPKAGESIFSKTQNVIVGSNIQAVMAGAEKAREIGYHSMILSSFVEGETKDVARVHAAVAKEILQSGNPVPAPACVVSGGETTVAIHGKGKGGRNQEFCLASSIDIAGLESVVILSGGTDGTDGPTDAAGAICDGETVERAVEKGMNASNYLCNNNSYVFFENLNDLLITGPTNTNVMDLRLVLVGT, from the coding sequence ATGACGATATTAAAACTCAGGCAGGATGCCAGTACTATTTTCAAAGCAGGTTTGAAAGCTGTGGATCCCAAAGTATCAGTAAAAAGTTATGTTAAGCGGGAGAACAAAACCCTAATTGTAGATAAGAGAAAATATGATCTTGATCAATTTGACAAAATATATGTTATCGGTGGTGGCAAAGCCGGGGCCTCTATGGCCGCCGCAATAGAAGAACTGATTGGTGATCACATCACAGAAGGTTTTGTTAACGTTAAATACGGTTATACGGCAAGATTGGAAAAGATCAAGATACATGAGGCAGACCATCCCGTGCCTGATGATGCGGGACGCGAGGGGGCTGAGAAAATCGTCAGGCTTGCAGAGAGTGCAGAAGAAAGAGATTTGATTATCTGTGTCATTTCCGGTGGAGGTTCCGCGCTTCTTCCTCTACCCGTACAAGGCATCTCTTTAAGTGAAAAGCAGGAGGTTACGAAGGAACTGTTAGCCTGCGGCGCCAGCATAAACGAAATAAACGCAGTGCGTAAGCACATGTCCCGATTCAAGGGTGGACAACTCGCCCGTTTTACCTATCCCGCAACATTAATTACACTCATTCTTTCAGATGTTATAGGCAGCTATCTGGATGTTATTGCCTCAGGACCTACTGTTCCGGACAGCTCAACATTCAGTGATGTACTAGAGATATTGAAGCGATATAAAATTTGGAATAAAATTCCGGATACCGTTAGGAATCACTTCGAAAAAGGAATAAAGGGAAACATACCGGAAACTCCAAAAGCGGGAGAAAGTATTTTTTCTAAAACACAAAATGTTATCGTAGGCAGTAATATACAGGCGGTGATGGCTGGAGCTGAAAAAGCCAGGGAAATTGGTTACCATTCAATGATTCTTTCTTCTTTTGTCGAAGGGGAAACGAAAGATGTGGCAAGGGTACATGCTGCCGTCGCAAAAGAGATTTTACAATCGGGAAACCCTGTTCCAGCTCCTGCCTGTGTGGTTTCAGGTGGAGAAACTACCGTAGCGATTCATGGAAAGGGAAAGGGTGGGAGAAATCAGGAATTTTGCCTCGCGTCATCTATAGACATTGCGGGCCTGGAATCGGTAGTGATCTTGAGCGGAGGCACTGATGGTACCGATGGTCCTACAGATGCGGCAGGTGCGATTTGTGATGGAGAAACGGTGGAACGTGCTGTAGAGAAAGGTATGAATGCGTCAAATTATTTATGCAACAATAATTCTTATGTTTTTTTTGAAAATTTAAATGACCTCTTAATAACCGGGCCCACAAATACAAATGTGATGGATTTACGGTTGGTTTTAGTTGGAACTTAA
- the pyk gene encoding pyruvate kinase, whose translation MRRTKIVCTIGPASDSEDLLGKLIDAGMNVARLNFSHGTHGEHGATIRKIRSVSEKKQVPIAILQDLAGPKIRVGKVKDGSVCLEAGQTFILSNEDVLGDENKTFVSYPKLTAEVKAGNRILLADGSIELCVVKTDAKNVTCKVQVGGELSSHKGINLPGSSLSVQAFTEKDHKDLKFGLEQGVDYVAMSFVRSKEDIVRMKEFLKNINRQVPIIAKVEKHEALVKIDEIIDTVDGIMVARGDLAVETPLEKVPMVQKMLILKSNQKGKPVITATQMLKSMVENPRPTRAEANDVANAVLDGTDAVMLSEETTVGRYPVETVRTMAKIIEATESSRVLKHQYYRPDEEKPESIVSAVCHATSELSNDLKAMAILTPTQFGSTARMVASNRPNQVIIALSPDPVVVRCLNLVWGVYPILSDRYKNTEEMIEQAKEQALQSGLVKTGDVVVITAGILTDVAGSTNLIKVEILK comes from the coding sequence ATGCGCAGAACAAAAATTGTCTGTACTATTGGACCGGCAAGTGATTCAGAAGATCTGCTCGGAAAATTAATTGACGCGGGTATGAATGTAGCACGTCTCAATTTCTCGCATGGTACTCACGGAGAACACGGAGCGACAATAAGAAAGATTCGTTCTGTTTCAGAAAAAAAACAGGTTCCAATCGCTATTCTACAGGATCTGGCAGGTCCCAAAATCAGGGTTGGAAAAGTTAAAGATGGTTCAGTCTGTTTAGAGGCTGGACAGACGTTTATCTTGTCAAATGAAGACGTGCTGGGGGATGAAAACAAGACGTTCGTATCGTATCCAAAATTAACGGCAGAGGTAAAGGCTGGTAACCGGATACTCCTGGCTGATGGTAGTATTGAACTCTGCGTTGTAAAAACAGATGCCAAAAATGTGACCTGTAAAGTTCAGGTTGGAGGTGAACTTTCTTCCCATAAAGGCATTAATCTACCGGGAAGTTCTTTATCAGTCCAGGCGTTTACGGAAAAGGATCACAAAGATTTGAAATTTGGATTAGAGCAGGGGGTAGACTACGTTGCCATGTCCTTTGTTCGCAGTAAAGAAGATATTGTGCGGATGAAAGAATTTTTAAAAAACATCAACAGGCAAGTCCCGATAATAGCAAAAGTTGAGAAACATGAGGCTCTTGTAAAAATCGATGAAATCATAGATACGGTTGACGGAATAATGGTCGCACGGGGAGATTTGGCGGTAGAAACTCCTTTAGAGAAAGTTCCGATGGTACAGAAGATGTTAATCCTGAAAAGCAATCAAAAAGGAAAGCCGGTTATTACGGCTACTCAGATGTTAAAATCTATGGTAGAAAATCCCAGACCTACTCGTGCCGAGGCCAATGATGTGGCGAATGCCGTTTTAGATGGCACCGACGCTGTAATGCTTTCGGAGGAGACAACGGTTGGCAGATATCCAGTGGAAACAGTACGTACTATGGCTAAGATCATCGAAGCTACAGAGTCAAGCCGTGTATTAAAACATCAATATTATAGACCAGATGAGGAAAAACCCGAATCTATAGTCAGCGCTGTCTGCCATGCTACTTCAGAATTGTCTAACGATTTAAAAGCAATGGCTATTCTTACTCCAACTCAATTCGGTAGCACAGCCAGAATGGTTGCATCCAATCGTCCGAACCAGGTAATTATCGCTTTAAGTCCTGACCCTGTGGTAGTTCGCTGTCTCAATTTAGTTTGGGGGGTATATCCCATACTCTCAGATAGATATAAGAATACAGAAGAAATGATAGAACAGGCAAAAGAGCAGGCATTACAGTCCGGTTTAGTAAAAACCGGTGATGTGGTTGTTATTACCGCAGGTATTCTAACAGACGTTGCAGGTTCTACCAACTTGATCAAAGTTGAGATATTGAAATAA
- a CDS encoding ATP-dependent zinc protease: MDCNTKCEKIELSGINQMVEKKSKYKQNINKIVVGWREWANLPELCIPAIKVKIDTGAKTSALHAFDVKAFHKHGKHYVQFNIHPLQNNNKIIRKCTAELADERVIKSSNGQEESRYVVRSDIQMGSLRQNIFITLTNRDFMSYRMLLGREAMRLLIVDPSMSFCQGRLTKKDSLAIYKVDVKPKKKRKKHL; this comes from the coding sequence ATGGATTGTAATACCAAATGTGAAAAAATAGAGTTGAGTGGAATCAATCAGATGGTAGAAAAAAAGAGTAAGTATAAACAAAATATAAACAAGATAGTTGTTGGCTGGAGAGAGTGGGCAAATCTTCCAGAACTTTGCATACCTGCCATAAAAGTAAAGATTGATACTGGTGCAAAGACTTCCGCACTGCACGCGTTTGATGTAAAAGCATTTCATAAACACGGAAAACATTACGTTCAATTCAATATCCATCCATTGCAAAACAACAATAAAATTATCAGAAAATGTACAGCAGAACTGGCTGACGAACGGGTGATAAAAAGTTCAAATGGCCAGGAAGAGAGTCGTTATGTTGTCCGTAGTGATATTCAAATGGGAAGTTTACGTCAAAACATTTTTATTACTCTTACTAATCGGGATTTTATGAGTTACCGTATGTTACTGGGGCGTGAAGCAATGCGTTTACTCATAGTGGATCCCTCTATGTCATTCTGTCAGGGACGGCTTACAAAAAAGGATTCTTTAGCTATTTACAAAGTAGATGTCAAACCGAAAAAAAAGAGAAAAAAACATCTGTAA
- a CDS encoding succinylglutamate desuccinylase/aspartoacylase family protein, with product MSISMTNDIVIGGISIPPGARKRVGIKVAKLYDYTEMTIPVEVLRGKKDGPVLFVSAAIHGDEINGIETIKRLLARKSILSGIRGTLIAVPIINVFGFHQKIRYLPDRRDLNRCFPGSRSGSLGGQIAYIFMEEIVEKCTHGIDLHTGSMHRTNLPQIRASTDDFETKRLALAFGVPVVLNSNLRDGSLRQAAADKNIPMLLFEGGEALRYEEKVIRSALRGIISIMNTIGMIDQKKINLRPRKKEVFVARSSHWIRAPHSGSLRIRKRLGTMVKKDEILGVISDAFGQGRINVRARETGIVIGMNMLPLVNNGDALFHIATFENSKVVEEQVEFFDETLEIDD from the coding sequence ATGTCAATCTCCATGACGAACGACATAGTCATCGGCGGTATTTCCATTCCACCGGGTGCACGTAAACGGGTAGGGATTAAAGTCGCAAAACTCTATGATTATACAGAAATGACTATTCCCGTAGAAGTCTTGCGTGGAAAAAAAGACGGTCCGGTTTTGTTTGTATCAGCAGCCATTCACGGTGATGAAATCAATGGTATAGAAACAATTAAACGTTTACTTGCACGAAAAAGCATACTTTCAGGAATTAGAGGAACATTAATTGCGGTTCCAATAATAAACGTTTTCGGTTTTCATCAGAAAATACGATACTTGCCCGATAGACGTGATTTAAACCGATGTTTTCCTGGATCCAGGTCCGGTTCCCTTGGAGGACAGATTGCTTACATTTTCATGGAAGAAATTGTAGAAAAATGCACTCACGGCATAGATTTGCATACAGGTTCCATGCATCGTACTAACTTACCACAAATCCGTGCTTCTACTGATGACTTTGAAACGAAACGTCTCGCTCTTGCTTTTGGTGTTCCGGTCGTTCTGAATTCCAATTTGCGTGACGGATCGTTAAGACAGGCTGCCGCAGATAAAAATATACCAATGTTGCTCTTTGAAGGAGGTGAAGCGTTGCGCTATGAAGAAAAGGTCATTCGTTCTGCACTGCGAGGGATCATTTCGATTATGAATACCATTGGTATGATTGACCAGAAAAAAATCAACCTCAGACCACGTAAAAAAGAAGTGTTTGTAGCCAGATCCAGTCATTGGATACGCGCACCGCACAGCGGGAGCCTACGAATCAGGAAAAGGTTAGGAACCATGGTAAAAAAAGATGAAATACTTGGCGTCATCTCTGATGCATTCGGGCAGGGCAGGATAAATGTAAGAGCAAGAGAAACCGGAATTGTTATAGGTATGAATATGTTACCACTCGTTAATAACGGGGACGCTCTATTCCATATTGCCACCTTTGAAAATTCCAAAGTTGTTGAAGAACAAGTAGAATTTTTTGATGAAACGTTAGAAATAGACGATTAA
- the rimK gene encoding 30S ribosomal protein S6--L-glutamate ligase: MKIGILSRNARLYSTNRLVEAAQKRGHNVKVVDVLNCYMNITANLPTVFYKSKDKKERLKFDAVIPRIGASVTTYGTAVLRQFEVGGVYSVNESVAISRSRDKLRAHQLLARKGVGMPMTSYAHSANATEDLIEFVGGAPLIVKVLQSTHGGGVVLAETNKAAESVINAFRGLDADFLVQEFIKESSGSDIRCFVIGDKVIAAMLRQAKEGEYRSNLHLGGTATIVKLRPDERALAVRTAKVMGLDVAGVDIIRSAHGPLVLEVNSSPGLQGIETATGKDVAGAIIEYIEKDVLKGPNKMKGQG, translated from the coding sequence ATGAAAATTGGTATTTTATCCCGTAATGCTCGACTTTATTCCACGAATCGCCTGGTAGAAGCGGCGCAGAAACGAGGACATAATGTAAAAGTGGTTGACGTGCTAAACTGCTATATGAATATTACGGCCAATCTACCTACTGTCTTTTATAAGTCAAAGGATAAGAAGGAAAGATTAAAATTTGATGCAGTCATTCCTCGCATTGGAGCATCGGTCACTACGTATGGTACCGCTGTGTTACGTCAATTTGAGGTTGGTGGTGTTTATTCGGTCAATGAGTCAGTGGCTATTTCCCGTTCACGCGACAAATTAAGGGCTCACCAGCTTCTTGCCCGCAAAGGAGTTGGCATGCCGATGACGAGTTACGCGCATTCCGCAAATGCTACCGAAGATTTAATCGAATTTGTGGGAGGAGCGCCATTGATTGTTAAAGTGTTGCAAAGTACACATGGTGGTGGTGTTGTACTGGCTGAAACTAATAAAGCCGCAGAAAGTGTGATCAATGCTTTTCGTGGTCTGGATGCGGATTTTCTTGTACAGGAATTTATCAAAGAATCAAGCGGTTCTGATATCCGTTGTTTCGTTATCGGTGATAAAGTCATTGCCGCCATGCTGCGACAGGCAAAAGAGGGAGAGTACCGTTCAAACCTGCATCTGGGAGGGACTGCCACCATTGTGAAATTAAGACCTGATGAAAGAGCATTGGCCGTTCGCACCGCTAAAGTCATGGGCCTTGATGTCGCTGGTGTGGATATTATTCGCTCAGCGCATGGACCTCTGGTACTGGAAGTCAATTCATCTCCGGGACTACAAGGTATTGAAACCGCAACAGGAAAAGATGTTGCGGGAGCCATAATAGAATATATCGAGAAAGATGTGTTAAAGGGTCCGAACAAAATGAAAGGACAGGGATGA
- a CDS encoding fructose-bisphosphatase class II yields MTNSKKKTISKIYNPNILNLKEAIEVSFEPKRDPHVHGLNVKDINRLMSGNRQGKIDSDEILVDLNGTLGELVVGAAIMAGRITAHTGKYVITNGNPINILRYRGMQVWWLRELINTRDVFVVVKCTECARKGINSVEKPSLIHGETLGYCFEGREVDLVLTILESEQGIVLPEKSGTLISLLFGAVREGHPYAFPDLPDDYMFKIVVSEEYKDIDLKKIFECALQSMSNALDINLMVTLLGEGIDAIAGEKGETRRDVKIAILWRERHEDLYNAFKMNGFDVGKKDFFKIGRELKEGSGRLTEGNIEWVLHDDWSQGIEIALGDIDLLIGSGRMPGALNSAWLVTKYGGNFSGIPIATEYLYQGEARTHFDTINNFSPREQTNAKRFNLDLIDAVTGQNKICTHQDLFKGDLRESVMAIGIIKDNPCLGGEIQGVRTDDETGKTMVNVLWLGSKEKKIINLELEFETSISYYLTKIRESGQDDRNADDLYHLSLAYAEFGKWKKAAQTIQKALKYSEENNLKKFKKKITAAQLYIKGLEAFGLGNPKVANKKAAEFFQKALDGIDHEDSLHIRRFLRRIALDKMDMVIQKAEDLWIKGVEGKNKALNYIPESFTFWKEAYKYTGNEVGLMERYNELNLWEIIHNYHDEIVSTWQRKKFPKKEKLRLQFRLKKAYEVFVKLRKTRIISEYEKELHKNQGDIWMSYLLVTVFRESPPSIRNGMIKAFLDLLTSINEEKNNQIREGQINIPTLASQYEARYGLSGERVQTLIEYRNKQDTGTITNISQLFEIPILLENDFIMRFLSALIPTKKQLQKADDVLVEVETKFVRPTSLTIEEQIIHQEKQREKIQQEQHNVLDYNLEQGIFLFEAEINAYHARELIVLGHPGGAEEYLSKAIEALDRMIDKSIGYLPYVYQQKNKVDLYKEFGMRLKSIELLKKGIKALDEVLDPDKRRKRFGKNAGAVGGQDIIALRRMGELGQMIKKLENK; encoded by the coding sequence ATGACAAATAGTAAGAAAAAAACCATTAGCAAAATCTATAACCCAAATATACTCAATTTAAAAGAGGCAATAGAGGTTTCGTTTGAACCAAAACGAGATCCTCATGTTCATGGGCTTAACGTTAAAGATATCAATCGTCTTATGAGTGGAAATCGACAGGGAAAAATTGATTCTGATGAAATATTGGTGGATTTAAACGGTACATTGGGAGAGCTCGTAGTGGGAGCAGCCATAATGGCAGGCAGGATAACAGCCCATACAGGCAAATATGTAATTACGAATGGGAATCCTATAAATATATTACGATATCGTGGTATGCAGGTCTGGTGGTTACGTGAATTGATAAATACCCGGGATGTATTTGTCGTTGTCAAATGTACGGAGTGCGCACGAAAGGGTATTAATTCGGTTGAAAAACCCTCCCTGATTCATGGAGAAACACTGGGATATTGTTTTGAAGGGAGGGAAGTTGATCTGGTCTTGACTATATTAGAATCTGAACAGGGTATTGTTCTCCCTGAGAAATCAGGAACACTCATATCTCTGCTGTTTGGTGCTGTCAGGGAAGGACATCCATATGCCTTTCCGGACCTTCCTGATGATTATATGTTTAAGATTGTTGTCAGTGAAGAATATAAGGATATTGATTTAAAGAAAATATTTGAATGTGCCCTTCAATCAATGAGTAATGCTCTGGATATTAACCTCATGGTAACATTACTTGGTGAAGGAATCGATGCTATAGCAGGAGAAAAGGGGGAAACCCGTAGGGATGTGAAGATTGCTATTCTCTGGAGAGAGCGTCATGAGGATCTTTATAATGCATTCAAGATGAATGGTTTTGATGTGGGTAAAAAAGATTTTTTTAAAATAGGCAGAGAACTGAAAGAAGGTTCAGGCAGACTTACTGAAGGAAATATTGAATGGGTATTACATGATGACTGGTCGCAGGGCATTGAGATAGCTCTCGGGGATATTGATCTGCTGATTGGTTCCGGAAGGATGCCGGGTGCCCTTAACAGCGCCTGGCTTGTCACAAAATATGGAGGTAATTTTTCCGGCATACCTATCGCGACAGAGTATCTTTATCAGGGTGAGGCGAGAACTCATTTTGATACTATTAATAATTTTTCACCACGCGAGCAAACAAATGCGAAACGATTCAACCTTGATCTGATCGATGCTGTTACCGGTCAAAACAAAATCTGTACTCACCAGGACTTGTTCAAAGGTGATCTCCGTGAAAGCGTTATGGCTATAGGGATAATCAAAGATAATCCCTGCCTGGGTGGAGAAATTCAAGGAGTACGGACTGATGATGAGACAGGGAAGACGATGGTGAATGTGTTATGGCTCGGTTCCAAAGAGAAAAAGATCATTAATCTGGAGTTAGAGTTTGAGACAAGTATCTCTTATTACCTGACAAAGATTCGGGAATCCGGACAAGATGACAGAAATGCAGATGACCTCTATCACTTGAGTCTTGCCTATGCGGAATTTGGAAAATGGAAGAAGGCCGCACAAACCATTCAAAAAGCGTTAAAGTATTCAGAAGAAAACAATTTAAAAAAATTCAAGAAAAAAATAACTGCCGCGCAGTTATATATTAAAGGATTAGAAGCATTTGGTCTGGGAAACCCCAAAGTCGCTAATAAAAAAGCTGCAGAGTTTTTTCAAAAAGCATTGGACGGTATTGACCATGAAGATTCTCTTCATATACGTCGTTTCCTCAGAAGAATAGCTCTTGATAAAATGGATATGGTCATTCAAAAAGCGGAGGATCTCTGGATAAAGGGAGTCGAAGGAAAAAATAAGGCCCTCAATTATATCCCTGAATCCTTTACATTCTGGAAGGAAGCGTATAAATATACCGGCAATGAGGTTGGTTTGATGGAAAGATACAACGAGCTTAATCTCTGGGAAATAATCCATAATTATCATGATGAGATTGTCAGCACGTGGCAGAGAAAAAAGTTCCCGAAGAAGGAAAAATTAAGACTACAGTTCAGATTAAAAAAAGCCTATGAGGTATTTGTAAAACTTCGGAAAACAAGAATAATCAGTGAATACGAAAAGGAGCTACATAAAAACCAGGGTGATATCTGGATGAGTTATCTCCTGGTTACGGTCTTTAGAGAATCACCTCCATCAATACGGAATGGAATGATTAAAGCCTTTCTTGATCTTCTTACCAGTATTAATGAGGAGAAAAATAACCAGATAAGAGAAGGACAGATTAACATCCCAACACTTGCTTCCCAATATGAAGCCAGGTACGGGCTATCTGGAGAAAGGGTTCAGACGCTTATCGAGTATCGGAACAAGCAGGATACTGGAACGATCACAAATATTTCACAACTTTTCGAAATTCCGATTCTCCTGGAAAATGATTTCATTATGCGGTTTTTGTCTGCTCTTATTCCAACAAAGAAACAACTTCAGAAAGCAGATGATGTTTTAGTGGAGGTAGAGACAAAATTTGTCCGCCCAACCAGTTTAACCATTGAAGAACAGATAATTCACCAGGAGAAACAGAGAGAGAAAATACAACAGGAACAACATAACGTACTGGACTATAACCTGGAACAGGGTATCTTCCTTTTTGAGGCAGAAATAAATGCTTATCATGCCCGAGAACTGATTGTATTAGGACATCCCGGAGGAGCGGAAGAGTATCTGTCAAAGGCTATTGAAGCTTTAGATCGAATGATTGATAAATCTATTGGATACCTGCCTTACGTCTATCAACAGAAAAACAAGGTCGATCTTTATAAAGAGTTTGGAATGCGACTAAAAAGTATAGAATTATTGAAGAAAGGAATCAAGGCTCTCGATGAAGTACTGGATCCGGATAAAAGAAGAAAACGTTTTGGAAAAAATGCCGGGGCTGTGGGAGGTCAGGACATCATCGCGTTAAGGAGAATGGGTGAATTGGGCCAGATGATTAAGAAATTAGAGAATAAATAG
- a CDS encoding MFS transporter, producing MKKLFVVAKDFLGWHSTKKLFEARYRIFSASYFAQGLVFGITGIAFPIYLQRQFNLTMGELVSMTILMQFPWFIKPFWGFISDHIPISGRRRIPYVIICSFIVFLSSIAIGSIVQSYWMFVFAAFFLNFGFGFTDVACDAHGVDMCKKDNREEGMIQAIMWETRSFGAFLSGIGGGILINFFGEKITFVVMSLAPLTLCIVAFSSLKEEDKNVHSTKDWGHLFKRSSYEGSVKFLIAAAIFLFILNMAPVFSPSALQYFMGKILGYSPFMRGIISAIGAFGGFLGLRYYREYMREGDIRRILKLSLLLGAGINLTYVWTVYFYPLLLFIFIIGAFVSMIGFVCSMRVAVRACPKGIEGTVFAVMMSLCNIGSMAGAWVGGRIFDFFAVVKYVDGEVVYQEPGHGFAWMVIISSAMSLSPLLFLRLLREFKTSDVKNA from the coding sequence ATGAAAAAGTTATTTGTTGTGGCGAAAGATTTTCTGGGTTGGCATTCAACAAAGAAATTATTTGAAGCACGGTACAGGATTTTTTCCGCTTCTTACTTTGCCCAGGGACTTGTGTTTGGAATAACAGGCATTGCATTCCCGATCTATCTGCAAAGGCAATTTAATTTAACAATGGGCGAGCTTGTGTCAATGACAATATTGATGCAATTCCCATGGTTTATAAAGCCATTCTGGGGTTTTATTTCTGATCATATTCCAATATCCGGTAGGCGCAGAATACCGTATGTTATTATCTGCAGCTTTATCGTATTTTTAAGCTCAATTGCCATAGGCAGTATCGTACAATCCTATTGGATGTTTGTATTTGCCGCATTTTTCCTGAATTTTGGATTTGGTTTTACCGATGTTGCATGTGATGCGCATGGTGTTGATATGTGTAAAAAAGATAACCGTGAAGAGGGGATGATACAGGCAATAATGTGGGAGACAAGGAGTTTTGGAGCATTTCTAAGCGGTATAGGAGGAGGAATTCTGATAAATTTCTTTGGAGAAAAAATCACTTTTGTGGTGATGTCACTTGCCCCTCTGACTCTCTGTATTGTCGCTTTCAGTTCTTTGAAAGAAGAGGATAAAAATGTTCATTCCACAAAAGACTGGGGCCACCTATTCAAGAGATCATCTTATGAAGGTTCAGTAAAGTTTTTGATTGCCGCGGCTATTTTTTTGTTCATCTTGAATATGGCTCCCGTTTTCAGCCCCAGCGCATTGCAGTATTTTATGGGAAAGATACTTGGTTATTCCCCTTTTATGCGAGGGATAATAAGTGCGATTGGCGCTTTTGGCGGATTTCTGGGATTACGCTATTACCGGGAATATATGCGAGAAGGGGACATAAGAAGAATACTGAAATTATCACTTCTCCTTGGAGCGGGAATCAACTTGACATATGTCTGGACCGTTTATTTCTATCCTTTACTGCTTTTCATTTTTATAATTGGTGCTTTCGTTTCTATGATCGGGTTTGTCTGTTCAATGAGAGTTGCCGTGCGGGCATGCCCGAAAGGGATTGAAGGGACGGTGTTTGCGGTTATGATGAGTTTATGCAATATTGGTTCAATGGCTGGTGCGTGGGTAGGAGGGAGAATTTTTGACTTTTTTGCGGTTGTAAAGTATGTTGATGGCGAAGTAGTGTATCAGGAACCGGGACACGGTTTTGCCTGGATGGTAATTATCTCTTCTGCCATGAGCCTCAGTCCTTTATTATTTCTGCGGCTCTTGAGAGAGTTTAAAACAAGTGATGTTAAAAATGCTTAA